A window of Cetobacterium somerae ATCC BAA-474 genomic DNA:
AAATTATAAAATAATAAATTTTATTTTTGAAGAAGAGAAAAGAGAATTGATAAAACTATTTAATTTTATTCAAGAAAGTATTATAATAGAGGGAGCTTATCCTAAAAATATATCTTTAGATGAAAGAATTCAAGGAGTTTCTAAAAATTTATTAAGAACGATATTTTTTCAAACTAAAATTAGTTTTATCCAAGAAGAAGCAGATGAAAACATGATGGGGTTTGTTAGATATATAGATACAGATATTTTAAAGGAGTTTAATAAAGAAAAGCCGAAAGATATAAAAGAGATTTCATTATTTATAAAAAAATATTTATTTATAGAAGATAGAAAAAT
This region includes:
- a CDS encoding Mu transposase C-terminal domain-containing protein, with product NYKIINFIFEEEKRELIKLFNFIQESIIIEGAYPKNISLDERIQGVSKNLLRTIFFQTKISFIQEEADENMMGFVRYIDTDILKEFNKEKPKDIKEISLFIKKYLFIEDRKIENLNNEEKYKLLYFLHKYKRKVYNSGVRVKNNIYSSSLLKEKEGTIVDVFYNEFFIDSVDIYIKDMFVDKAKIIK